In a single window of the Terriglobia bacterium genome:
- a CDS encoding fumarylacetoacetate hydrolase family protein, producing the protein MKFCRVLWEDKVCHAIFDKGHLTIVDGNPYAEWRPTILHLSVDGARFFPPSCPTKIVAIGRNYRDHAAELGNEVPREPLIFLKPPSALIGHDQEIVYPPQSKRVDYEGELGVVIGKRSHGLKNASEAQGAIFGYTLINDVTARDLQKADVQFTRAKSFDTFCPVGPFIETELDPTNVLVETYLNGERRQHASTSSMAFDVNTLVQYISNIMTLEPGDLISTGTPAGIGPMQRGDVVEVKIDSIGTLRNRVV; encoded by the coding sequence GTGAAGTTTTGCCGGGTGTTGTGGGAGGACAAGGTCTGCCATGCCATCTTCGACAAGGGCCATCTGACCATCGTCGACGGGAATCCTTATGCCGAGTGGCGACCCACCATTCTCCACTTAAGTGTGGACGGCGCGAGGTTCTTTCCCCCCAGCTGTCCCACCAAAATCGTTGCGATTGGCCGCAATTATCGCGATCATGCCGCCGAGCTCGGCAATGAGGTGCCCCGCGAGCCCTTGATTTTTCTTAAACCTCCCAGCGCGTTGATCGGGCACGACCAGGAGATTGTCTATCCCCCCCAATCAAAGCGGGTCGATTATGAAGGGGAGCTGGGTGTTGTGATCGGGAAACGGAGCCATGGGCTGAAGAACGCCTCCGAGGCCCAGGGGGCCATCTTCGGATACACCCTCATCAATGACGTCACGGCGCGTGACCTGCAAAAAGCCGACGTTCAGTTTACCCGCGCAAAGAGTTTCGACACCTTCTGTCCGGTGGGACCCTTTATTGAAACCGAACTCGATCCGACCAACGTCCTCGTGGAAACCTATTTGAACGGCGAACGGCGTCAGCACGCCTCGACCTCCAGCATGGCGTTCGATGTGAACACTCTGGTACAATACATCTCGAACATCATGACCCTGGAACCCGGCGATTTGATATCCACCGGGACACCTGCGGGCATTGGTCCGATGCAGCGGGGAGACGTGGTCGAAGTGAAAATCGATTCGATCGGGACCCTGCGCAATCGAGTGGTTTGA
- the fsa gene encoding fructose-6-phosphate aldolase: MKFFLDTANIKEIRDAASWGAIDGVTTNPSLVAKEGVGFEQRVKEICAVIKGPVSAEVTALDVEGMLKQGRAYAKWAPNIYVKVPLTIDGLKACRTFSQEGIHTNVTLCFSPSQALLAAKAGADFVSPFVGRLDDISTDGMHLIRQIVQIYKNYNYKTEVLLASARHPLHIVEGALAGAHICTMPFKVLESLVKHPLTDRGLEQFLKDWEKVPKPETVGVK; this comes from the coding sequence ATGAAATTCTTCCTGGATACGGCAAACATCAAGGAAATCCGTGATGCGGCAAGCTGGGGCGCCATCGACGGCGTCACCACAAATCCCTCCCTGGTCGCCAAGGAGGGGGTTGGATTTGAACAGCGGGTCAAAGAGATCTGCGCGGTGATCAAGGGCCCGGTCAGCGCCGAAGTGACGGCGCTCGACGTGGAGGGCATGTTGAAACAGGGGCGCGCGTACGCCAAATGGGCCCCCAATATCTACGTCAAGGTACCGCTGACGATTGATGGGCTCAAGGCCTGCCGCACCTTCTCTCAGGAGGGGATCCACACCAACGTGACCCTCTGCTTCTCGCCTTCACAGGCCCTGCTCGCAGCCAAAGCGGGTGCGGATTTCGTGAGTCCGTTTGTCGGACGCCTCGACGACATCTCCACCGATGGCATGCACCTGATCCGCCAGATCGTGCAGATTTATAAGAACTACAATTACAAGACCGAGGTCCTTCTCGCCTCAGCGCGCCATCCCCTCCACATCGTGGAAGGGGCGCTTGCCGGTGCCCACATCTGCACCATGCCCTTCAAGGTGCTGGAATCGCTCGTTAAACACCCTCTCACCGATCGCGGCCTCGAACAGTTTCTGAAGGATTGGGAAAAGGTGCCGAAACCGGAAACGGTGGGGGTCAAGTAG
- a CDS encoding acyl-CoA carboxylase subunit beta → MPTTKVHSKLDELKARNAQAELGGGEARLAKQRAEGKMTARERIEFLLDEGTFEEVGKFVTHRCQDFGMQDQKPVGDGFVTGYGRIEGRLVYVFAQDFTVFGGSLSETNAQKICKIMDQAMRNGAPVIGLNDSGGARIQEGVMSLAGYADIFLRNTLASGVVPQISAIMGPCAGGAVYSPAITDFIVMVKKTSYMFITGPDVIRTVTHEEVTKDELGGAMTHNAKSGVAHFAVNDDRECLALIRELLSFIPSNNVDDPPRKPTRDPVDRADEKLNHSIPEESYIPYDIKDIIHTVVDDNYFFEVQEHFAQNLVIGFGRFDGMPVGIVANQPAVLAGTLDINASIKGARFVRFCDAFNIPLVVFEDVPGFLPGTSQEFDGIIKHGAKLLFAFAEATVPKVTVITRKSYGGAYCVMASKHIRTDMNYAWPSAEIAVMGPEGAANIVYRREIASAKDPEPVRREKIQEFKDKFANPYVTAELGYIDEVIEPQQTRKKIITALHMLENKRDSNPPKKHGNIPL, encoded by the coding sequence ATGCCGACTACTAAAGTCCACAGCAAACTCGATGAATTGAAGGCCCGCAACGCCCAGGCTGAGTTGGGGGGCGGCGAGGCGCGTCTGGCCAAGCAGCGCGCTGAAGGCAAGATGACCGCACGGGAGCGCATCGAGTTCCTGCTGGATGAAGGAACCTTCGAAGAGGTCGGTAAATTTGTCACTCATCGTTGCCAGGACTTCGGGATGCAGGATCAGAAGCCGGTCGGGGACGGATTCGTCACCGGCTACGGGCGCATCGAGGGACGGCTGGTGTATGTTTTTGCGCAGGACTTCACCGTCTTCGGGGGAAGCCTCAGCGAAACCAACGCGCAAAAAATCTGCAAGATCATGGACCAGGCGATGCGGAATGGGGCTCCCGTGATCGGTTTGAACGACAGTGGAGGGGCGCGAATTCAGGAGGGAGTGATGTCACTGGCGGGCTATGCCGACATCTTCCTCCGCAACACCCTGGCCTCCGGCGTGGTCCCCCAGATCTCCGCCATCATGGGCCCGTGCGCGGGGGGCGCGGTGTACTCGCCCGCCATCACCGACTTCATCGTGATGGTGAAAAAGACCAGTTATATGTTCATCACCGGCCCCGACGTCATCCGGACCGTCACCCATGAGGAAGTCACAAAGGACGAACTGGGCGGCGCCATGACGCACAACGCGAAAAGCGGGGTCGCCCATTTTGCCGTGAACGACGACCGCGAATGCCTGGCCCTCATTCGCGAACTGTTGTCCTTCATCCCTTCAAACAACGTCGATGATCCGCCCCGAAAACCCACCCGCGACCCCGTCGACCGTGCCGACGAAAAACTCAATCACAGCATCCCCGAAGAGTCCTATATTCCTTACGACATCAAAGACATCATCCACACCGTGGTGGACGACAACTATTTCTTCGAGGTGCAGGAGCATTTTGCGCAAAACCTCGTGATCGGCTTCGGCCGGTTTGACGGCATGCCGGTGGGGATCGTGGCCAACCAGCCGGCTGTGCTGGCCGGAACCCTCGATATCAATGCCTCCATCAAGGGGGCACGCTTTGTCCGGTTCTGCGACGCCTTCAACATTCCTCTGGTCGTGTTCGAAGATGTTCCCGGGTTCCTCCCGGGAACCAGCCAGGAATTTGATGGAATCATCAAGCATGGGGCGAAGCTGTTGTTTGCATTTGCTGAAGCCACCGTGCCCAAGGTCACGGTCATCACGCGCAAGTCCTACGGCGGGGCCTACTGCGTCATGGCCTCCAAACACATTCGCACCGATATGAACTATGCCTGGCCCAGCGCCGAGATTGCGGTCATGGGACCTGAGGGGGCCGCGAATATCGTTTATCGAAGGGAGATCGCGTCCGCCAAGGACCCCGAGCCGGTGCGCCGGGAAAAGATTCAGGAGTTCAAGGACAAGTTCGCCAACCCTTATGTCACCGCCGAACTGGGCTATATCGACGAAGTCATCGAACCCCAACAAACCCGGAAGAAAATCATTACTGCGCTCCACATGCTCGAGAACAAACGCGACAGCAATCCTCCGAAGAAGCATGGCAATATTCCCTTGTAG
- a CDS encoding DUF962 domain-containing protein: protein MSATPIPRIASFKKFWPFYVGEHSRAATRWLHFAGTLGGTIALFILIVTGYRRYIPLILVYSYGLAWIGHFGVEKNRPATFKYPLWSFLADYKMCAFMLAGRMGAELRRVLPGEKSDY from the coding sequence ATGAGCGCCACTCCGATACCTCGAATTGCCAGCTTCAAGAAGTTCTGGCCCTTTTACGTGGGGGAGCATTCCCGAGCAGCCACCCGTTGGCTCCACTTTGCCGGGACGTTGGGCGGAACCATCGCCCTGTTCATTCTGATTGTCACAGGATACCGTCGGTACATTCCGCTCATCCTCGTTTATTCCTACGGGCTCGCCTGGATCGGTCATTTTGGGGTTGAGAAGAATCGTCCCGCGACCTTCAAATACCCGCTATGGTCGTTCCTCGCCGATTACAAAATGTGTGCGTTCATGCTGGCGGGAAGAATGGGTGCAGAACTCCGGAGAGTGCTGCCCGGAGAAAAATCGGACTATTGA
- a CDS encoding DinB family protein, which produces MALGNALLPEFDQEMANTRKTLERTPEDKFDWKPHEKSPTMGWLAGHLANILTWTTRIIDSDSLDVAPQGVPVKPISPPKSRKELLETFDKNVAAARNTISGANDEHLMKPWSLLANGKTVFTMPRLAVLRSVVMNHSIHHRAQLGVYLRLNNVPVPAIYGPSADEGAM; this is translated from the coding sequence ATGGCACTCGGCAATGCACTGCTCCCGGAATTCGACCAGGAGATGGCCAACACTCGAAAGACGCTCGAACGCACCCCGGAGGACAAATTCGACTGGAAGCCCCACGAAAAATCTCCCACGATGGGGTGGCTTGCAGGGCATCTTGCCAACATCCTCACCTGGACGACCCGGATCATTGACTCGGATTCCCTGGACGTGGCTCCTCAGGGCGTTCCGGTGAAACCGATTTCACCCCCGAAGTCGCGGAAAGAGCTCCTCGAGACGTTCGACAAAAATGTCGCGGCGGCGCGTAATACGATCTCCGGAGCGAACGACGAACACCTCATGAAGCCGTGGTCTCTGCTGGCGAACGGGAAGACCGTGTTCACAATGCCCCGCCTTGCCGTGCTTCGCAGTGTCGTCATGAACCACAGCATTCATCATCGCGCGCAGCTTGGAGTCTACCTGCGCCTAAACAACGTCCCCGTGCCTGCCATCTACGGGCCGTCGGCCGATGAGGGGGCGATGTAG